The following are encoded in a window of Aerococcus sanguinicola genomic DNA:
- the rimP gene encoding ribosome maturation factor RimP, translated as MARVIDEVRTLIEPKLEELAYDLFDMEYTKEGKNWYLRIYIDKLGGVTIEDCVTVSEVLSEILDQADPDPIPGAYYLEVSSPGAERPLKNEADIQASIGKWVHLKLYQAFEGAKEWEGRLLQADEEAFTIEVKDKTRRIEKTIPRQLVALIRLAIEF; from the coding sequence GTGGCAAGAGTCATTGATGAAGTCAGAACGTTAATCGAGCCGAAGTTAGAGGAACTCGCTTATGACTTGTTCGACATGGAATATACAAAAGAAGGAAAGAATTGGTATCTGCGTATCTATATCGATAAGCTTGGAGGGGTCACCATTGAAGACTGTGTGACTGTTTCAGAAGTTTTATCAGAAATTTTAGACCAAGCAGATCCTGATCCAATCCCTGGCGCTTATTATCTGGAAGTTTCATCGCCCGGTGCCGAGCGTCCACTGAAGAATGAGGCGGATATCCAAGCTTCCATTGGCAAATGGGTCCACCTCAAGCTCTATCAAGCCTTTGAAGGGGCTAAGGAATGGGAAGGACGCCTCCTCCAAGCAGATGAAGAAGCTTTTACCATAGAAGTTAAAGATAAGACGCGGCGGATTGAAAAGACGATTCCGCGTCAGCTTGTGGCCTTAATTCGTTTGGCCATTGAATTTTAA
- a CDS encoding DUF1538 domain-containing protein gives MDVLIDKFKEVAFSVIPLVVIVLLISMFAVNVPSTMMMSFVIGAVLILVGLTIFLFGIEIGMTPIGNHLGDHVAGNPSRIAIAVLSFIIGFAVTIAEPDLLILGQQIENATSGVLPGTVTVVAVSVGVGVMIAFGVFRLLKNFPLKYFFAIVYALILILAIFSDNSAIAMGFDASGATTGALTTPFILALSGALAAKAGGKQAEENSFGLVGAMSTGPILAVLFLILFSQTDLQAAESTVEYSNSVIGPILAAIWPTLKESLIALVPIVLFFIFMNWRYFKLKGQELGDIFKGIIYTVVGLTIFLVGVNQGFMDMGHFLGQAIAEMGDWWLIIAGFTLGMVVVLAEPAVHVLGEQVEDITGGHIHNKVLMGALSIGVALAVGLSMVRILNSNLAIWHFLLPGFGLAILLSFMVPNLFTGIAFDAGGVASGPMTATFILAFAQGAADFLPNADALDAFGVIAFVAMVPVVMVELLGLVFKIQTKKTGIEE, from the coding sequence ATGGATGTTTTAATCGATAAGTTCAAAGAGGTAGCTTTTTCTGTCATTCCGCTAGTTGTTATTGTTTTATTAATATCAATGTTTGCTGTTAACGTACCCTCTACCATGATGATGAGTTTCGTCATTGGGGCAGTATTGATTTTAGTGGGATTGACCATCTTCCTCTTTGGCATTGAAATCGGGATGACGCCGATTGGGAACCATCTGGGGGACCATGTGGCAGGAAATCCCTCGCGAATTGCCATTGCTGTTTTGAGTTTTATTATTGGTTTTGCGGTAACGATAGCGGAACCAGACTTACTAATTCTCGGCCAGCAAATTGAAAATGCAACTTCGGGTGTCTTGCCCGGTACAGTGACTGTAGTGGCTGTCTCTGTCGGAGTTGGTGTTATGATTGCCTTTGGGGTCTTCAGATTGTTGAAGAACTTTCCCTTGAAATATTTCTTCGCCATTGTTTATGCTTTGATTCTTATCTTGGCTATTTTTTCCGATAATTCGGCGATTGCTATGGGCTTTGATGCCTCAGGTGCAACAACAGGAGCTTTAACGACGCCCTTTATTTTGGCCTTATCGGGAGCTCTAGCAGCTAAAGCTGGGGGCAAACAAGCAGAAGAAAACTCCTTCGGTCTAGTTGGGGCGATGTCAACTGGCCCTATTCTGGCGGTGCTTTTCTTAATCCTCTTTTCCCAAACGGACTTGCAGGCAGCTGAATCAACGGTGGAATATTCGAACAGTGTAATCGGCCCCATCCTTGCTGCAATCTGGCCGACTTTGAAAGAGTCCTTGATTGCCTTGGTTCCAATTGTTTTATTCTTTATCTTCATGAATTGGCGCTACTTTAAGTTGAAGGGCCAAGAACTCGGCGATATCTTTAAAGGGATTATCTATACAGTTGTTGGTTTGACTATTTTCTTAGTTGGCGTTAACCAAGGTTTTATGGATATGGGCCACTTCTTAGGCCAAGCCATTGCCGAAATGGGTGATTGGTGGCTGATTATTGCTGGCTTTACCCTAGGTATGGTGGTTGTTCTAGCTGAACCTGCTGTCCACGTTCTGGGTGAGCAGGTGGAAGACATCACTGGGGGCCATATCCACAACAAGGTTCTGATGGGGGCCTTGTCTATCGGGGTTGCCCTAGCTGTAGGACTTTCTATGGTGAGAATTTTAAATAGTAATTTAGCCATCTGGCACTTCTTATTGCCAGGCTTTGGGCTAGCTATCCTCTTATCCTTTATGGTACCGAATCTCTTTACCGGGATTGCCTTTGATGCGGGTGGGGTAGCTTCGGGCCCGATGACCGCTACCTTTATCTTGGCCTTTGCCCAGGGTGCAGCGGACTTCTTACCCAATGCCGATGCCCTGGATGCTTTCGGCGTCATAGCTTTTGTTGCTATGGTACCCGTGGTTATGGTAGAATTACTCGGCTTAGTCTTTAAGATTCAAACCAAGAAGACAGGAATTGAAGAATAG
- a CDS encoding PolC-type DNA polymerase III, producing the protein MEEKKEAFNRLLKQINFSDSDSNFQAGWIDHVTVHTKSRLYQFTLAFPKQLKASQFKALEEALQVGFQSIAKVDLGLTCSRAEDWEAEEVLAYWPVVVERSHISNGLAQQILTQQLPTWEGGKFILRVDNPQIQAFLETNYLEVIKQNYFVLGFSNVRFQVIVDEATANDRQAQFEARQEQLEREQQELAKQASVRQAKEAKDKPRPSKLAIGRSVPVDKLQPMRSYVEEQYGAAMEGVIFEKEVRELKTGRRILNLKFSDYTSAYLVTMFSRNDEDIAVFEGLEEGMWVRVQGEIRMDDRFARDYVLMGRDLEVITKEGRKDQAEEGKKRIELHLHSNMSALDATNTISDFAAQAKAWGQPAIAVTDHGNVQAFPEASQAAKANDIAMIYGLEANVVDDGVPIAYNPQDVDLSEAHYVVFDVETTGLSAAYNHIIELAAVKMYKGNVEETFEEFINPGYPLPAHIIELTKITDAMLQGARSEEDVMTDFQRFCEGCILVAHNASFDMGFINKAYSRHGMPEADNPVIDTLELSRFLHPNMKSHRLNTLAKHYNVSLEQHHRAIYDSETTGALAWIFIKEAAKNHDIHSHKDLNQDVGKGDAYKHGRPFHVTILTKNQAGLKDLFKLVSASNVDYFYRVPRLPRSLLADHRENLLLGSACSSGEFFEAVMQKGKEEAKRVAEFYDYLEIMPKGVYKPLIEDNLIHDEAELEEIMKTIIEIGEELDKPVVATGDVHYLNPQDKLYREILINSIKSNRTKFFPEAHFRTTDEMLHDFAFLGENKAYEIVVENTHKIFDQIEFVEPLKDKLYTPNIDGAEDEIRETSYREAHALYGEDLPEIIEKRLEKELTSIIGNGFSVVYLISEKLVKKSNSDGYIVGSRGSVGSSFVATMLGITEVNPLAPHYVCPNCFYSHFFTDGSVGSGFDLPDKDCPECGHALNKDGHDIPFETFLGFAGDKVPDIDLNFSGEYQPQAHNFTKVMFGEDHVYRAGTISTVADKTAYGYVLGYNQDHNLNLRKTEKDFLAKHTTGVKRTTGQHPGGIIVIPEYMDVYDFTPVQYPADDLDSEWKTTHFDFHSIHDNVLKLDILGHDDPTVIRKLQDLSGIDPKDIPMDDPDVYKLFNGTEILGVSSEDIFSKTGTLGIPEFGTSFTRSMLEATHPSTFAELLQISGLSHGTDVWLGNAEVLVREKGMPLSEVIGCRDDIMVYLIHQGVPERDSFQIMEKVRKGKGLSDEHKAIMNEHQVPQWYMASCEKIKYMFPKAHAAAYVINAIRVAWFKVHHPIWYYCAYLSVRANDFDLVAMANGLQSTKTALKAIYSKGNDATVKDHAVQVVLEIVNEMWERGFNFKMVDLYKSDAQDFVIEGEDTLIAPFRAIPGLGLNVAKQIVKARQESEFLSKEDLKKRGKVSQSTIDFMSEQGILNGLPEENQLSLF; encoded by the coding sequence TTGGAAGAGAAGAAAGAAGCTTTTAACCGTTTGCTTAAGCAAATTAATTTTTCTGATTCCGATTCAAATTTTCAGGCGGGTTGGATTGACCATGTGACCGTCCATACCAAGTCTCGCCTTTATCAATTTACCCTAGCTTTTCCCAAGCAATTAAAGGCTAGTCAATTTAAGGCCCTGGAAGAAGCTTTGCAAGTTGGCTTCCAGTCGATTGCTAAGGTTGACCTAGGCTTGACCTGCTCTAGGGCAGAGGACTGGGAGGCAGAGGAGGTTCTGGCTTATTGGCCCGTAGTAGTTGAACGCAGTCATATCTCTAATGGTCTCGCCCAACAGATTCTCACCCAGCAATTGCCGACTTGGGAGGGGGGAAAGTTTATCTTAAGGGTGGACAACCCGCAAATTCAAGCCTTTTTAGAGACTAATTATTTAGAGGTCATCAAACAGAATTACTTTGTCCTCGGTTTTTCTAACGTGCGCTTTCAAGTGATTGTGGATGAAGCGACAGCTAATGACCGCCAAGCCCAGTTTGAAGCTCGCCAGGAACAATTGGAACGCGAACAGCAGGAGCTGGCTAAGCAGGCCAGTGTCCGCCAGGCCAAGGAAGCTAAGGACAAACCCCGCCCTAGTAAATTAGCGATTGGACGATCTGTGCCCGTAGATAAGCTCCAACCCATGCGCTCATATGTAGAGGAACAATATGGGGCTGCCATGGAAGGGGTTATTTTCGAGAAAGAAGTCCGAGAATTGAAAACGGGCCGGCGGATTTTGAATCTGAAGTTCTCTGACTATACCTCGGCTTATCTGGTCACTATGTTCTCACGCAATGATGAGGATATTGCCGTCTTTGAAGGTCTAGAAGAAGGGATGTGGGTTCGCGTCCAAGGGGAAATCCGGATGGACGACCGGTTTGCCCGCGACTATGTGCTAATGGGTCGTGACCTCGAAGTCATCACTAAGGAGGGGCGCAAGGACCAAGCGGAGGAAGGCAAGAAGCGGATTGAGCTCCACCTCCACTCCAATATGTCGGCCTTAGACGCGACCAATACCATTTCAGATTTTGCCGCCCAAGCTAAGGCCTGGGGACAGCCCGCCATTGCTGTTACGGACCACGGCAATGTCCAAGCTTTCCCTGAGGCCAGCCAGGCTGCCAAGGCCAATGATATTGCCATGATCTACGGCTTAGAAGCTAATGTTGTGGATGACGGGGTACCGATTGCCTACAACCCTCAAGATGTGGACCTGAGCGAGGCCCATTATGTAGTTTTTGACGTGGAAACGACGGGCTTGTCTGCTGCCTATAATCATATTATTGAATTAGCGGCAGTCAAAATGTACAAGGGCAATGTCGAAGAGACCTTTGAGGAATTTATTAATCCAGGCTACCCCTTGCCTGCCCATATTATTGAACTAACTAAGATTACTGACGCCATGCTACAGGGGGCAAGATCGGAAGAAGATGTAATGACAGACTTTCAAAGATTCTGTGAAGGCTGCATCCTAGTCGCCCATAATGCTTCTTTCGATATGGGCTTTATCAACAAGGCCTACAGCCGCCATGGCATGCCTGAGGCGGATAATCCTGTCATTGATACTCTGGAACTCTCACGCTTCCTCCATCCTAATATGAAGTCCCACCGACTGAATACCTTAGCCAAGCATTATAATGTTTCCTTGGAGCAACACCACCGGGCGATCTATGACTCGGAAACAACAGGAGCCTTGGCTTGGATCTTTATCAAAGAAGCGGCCAAAAATCACGATATCCACTCCCATAAGGATCTTAACCAGGATGTCGGCAAAGGGGATGCCTATAAGCACGGCCGTCCTTTCCATGTAACCATCTTGACTAAGAACCAAGCAGGGCTCAAAGACCTCTTCAAACTCGTCTCTGCTTCCAATGTGGATTATTTCTACCGGGTGCCCCGTCTGCCCCGGTCACTCTTAGCTGACCACCGGGAGAATCTCTTGCTGGGTTCGGCCTGTTCTTCGGGCGAATTCTTCGAAGCCGTGATGCAGAAGGGCAAGGAAGAAGCCAAGCGGGTGGCAGAATTCTATGATTACCTGGAAATTATGCCTAAGGGGGTCTACAAGCCTCTGATTGAAGATAATTTAATCCACGATGAGGCAGAGCTTGAAGAAATCATGAAAACCATTATTGAAATCGGCGAAGAGCTCGATAAGCCAGTAGTAGCAACGGGGGATGTCCACTACCTAAATCCTCAAGACAAGCTCTACCGGGAAATTTTAATTAATTCGATTAAATCTAACCGTACCAAGTTTTTCCCCGAAGCTCACTTCCGGACGACAGACGAAATGCTCCACGACTTTGCCTTCTTAGGGGAAAATAAGGCCTACGAAATTGTGGTAGAGAATACCCACAAAATTTTTGACCAGATTGAATTTGTGGAACCCCTTAAAGATAAGCTCTATACCCCAAATATTGATGGGGCCGAGGATGAAATCCGGGAAACTTCCTACCGCGAGGCTCATGCCCTTTATGGAGAGGACTTGCCTGAAATTATCGAGAAGCGCCTAGAAAAAGAATTGACCTCGATCATTGGTAATGGTTTCTCAGTTGTCTACTTGATTTCTGAAAAATTAGTAAAAAAATCCAATTCAGACGGCTACATTGTAGGGAGTCGGGGGTCAGTGGGCTCTTCCTTTGTCGCTACCATGTTGGGAATTACTGAGGTTAACCCCTTGGCCCCCCACTATGTTTGTCCGAATTGTTTTTACAGCCACTTCTTTACGGACGGGAGTGTCGGCTCTGGTTTTGACTTGCCAGATAAGGATTGTCCAGAGTGTGGGCACGCCCTGAATAAAGATGGTCACGATATTCCATTTGAAACCTTCCTAGGCTTTGCGGGGGATAAGGTACCAGATATCGACTTAAACTTCTCGGGTGAATACCAGCCCCAGGCCCATAACTTCACCAAGGTCATGTTCGGGGAAGACCATGTCTACCGAGCAGGAACCATTTCTACAGTGGCTGATAAAACGGCTTATGGTTATGTCCTAGGCTATAACCAGGACCATAACTTGAACCTTAGAAAAACGGAAAAAGATTTTCTCGCTAAGCACACAACAGGGGTCAAACGGACCACTGGCCAGCACCCAGGGGGGATTATTGTTATTCCGGAATACATGGATGTCTATGACTTTACGCCCGTCCAATACCCCGCCGATGACTTGGATTCAGAATGGAAGACCACCCACTTTGACTTCCACTCCATCCACGATAATGTCTTGAAACTCGATATTCTAGGCCACGATGATCCGACGGTTATTCGGAAGCTGCAAGACTTATCCGGCATCGATCCAAAAGATATTCCCATGGATGATCCCGATGTCTACAAGCTCTTCAATGGGACGGAGATCCTAGGCGTTAGTTCAGAAGATATCTTTTCCAAGACGGGGACCCTTGGGATTCCAGAATTTGGGACCTCCTTTACCCGGTCAATGCTAGAAGCTACCCATCCCTCGACCTTTGCGGAACTCCTCCAAATTTCGGGGCTCTCCCACGGGACGGATGTTTGGCTAGGCAATGCGGAAGTCCTGGTTAGAGAGAAGGGCATGCCCCTGTCTGAAGTGATTGGTTGTCGGGACGATATCATGGTCTACCTCATCCACCAGGGGGTTCCTGAACGTGATTCTTTCCAAATTATGGAAAAGGTGCGTAAGGGCAAGGGGCTCTCGGATGAACACAAGGCCATTATGAATGAGCACCAAGTCCCCCAATGGTATATGGCGTCCTGTGAAAAAATTAAATACATGTTCCCTAAAGCTCACGCAGCAGCCTATGTAATCAATGCTATTCGGGTGGCCTGGTTCAAGGTCCACCATCCCATTTGGTATTACTGTGCTTATCTTAGTGTCCGGGCCAATGACTTTGACCTCGTCGCCATGGCGAATGGCCTCCAGTCAACGAAGACAGCTCTCAAGGCGATCTACAGTAAAGGTAATGATGCGACGGTCAAAGACCATGCCGTTCAAGTCGTCTTAGAAATTGTCAATGAGATGTGGGAGCGGGGCTTTAACTTTAAGATGGTCGATCTTTATAAGTCCGATGCCCAAGACTTTGTGATTGAAGGGGAAGATACCTTGATTGCCCCCTTTAGAGCCATTCCGGGCTTAGGACTCAATGTGGCCAAACAAATTGTTAAGGCTCGCCAAGAGTCCGAATTCTTGTCCAAGGAAGACCTTAAGAAGCGGGGCAAGGTCTCCCAGTCGACGATCGACTTTATGTCTGAGCAGGGCATCTTAAACGGCTTGCCAGAAGAGAACCAACTTTCTCTCTTCTAG
- a CDS encoding P-II family nitrogen regulator, translating to MNTGKEMLMVIVDRDTSDEVIEVARQAGAQGATVLHGRGTGHEDKLSAFHIHVEPQKELVMMAVEADQVDSISQAIAEALDFNQPGTGILFSLPINETTGLYEG from the coding sequence GTGAATACAGGAAAAGAAATGCTTATGGTCATTGTAGACCGTGATACCAGTGATGAAGTGATCGAGGTAGCCCGGCAAGCCGGCGCCCAGGGAGCGACTGTGCTTCATGGCCGCGGCACGGGGCATGAGGACAAGCTATCGGCCTTCCATATCCATGTCGAACCACAAAAAGAATTGGTTATGATGGCAGTCGAAGCTGACCAAGTAGATAGTATCAGCCAAGCCATAGCTGAAGCCTTGGACTTTAACCAACCAGGGACTGGGATCCTTTTTAGCCTACCGATCAATGAAACGACTGGATTATATGAAGGATAA
- a CDS encoding P-II family nitrogen regulator: protein METVLFLAVVKAGTASQLIKAAKAVGAPGGTVIRAEGTISSRLAHALGFHDSKREVVLIAVDKSLEGRLHQELNDKLKLDRKGKGVLFSFDISSFQGSKQINSPFDESQVEASDSQLMTVIVDRQMGDQVVEVSREAGARGATILHGRGTGVHETGKVFNFPIELEKEIVVMVIPSALVQEISDKIITETDLCKPGRGILFTVPVNSKRGLVPPKPADEVSSEL from the coding sequence ATGGAAACCGTATTATTCTTAGCAGTCGTCAAGGCTGGGACCGCGAGCCAATTGATTAAAGCGGCTAAAGCAGTTGGGGCGCCAGGAGGCACAGTGATTCGTGCGGAAGGTACAATCAGCAGTCGTCTGGCCCATGCCCTCGGCTTTCACGATTCCAAACGTGAAGTCGTTTTGATTGCAGTGGATAAGTCCCTAGAAGGACGCCTCCACCAAGAATTGAATGACAAATTGAAGCTCGATCGCAAAGGTAAGGGGGTCCTCTTCTCCTTTGATATTTCTAGCTTCCAGGGCAGTAAGCAGATTAACAGCCCATTTGATGAAAGCCAGGTAGAAGCTTCCGATAGCCAGCTGATGACGGTTATTGTTGACCGGCAGATGGGCGACCAAGTGGTAGAAGTTTCCCGTGAAGCTGGTGCCCGAGGTGCAACGATCCTGCACGGGCGTGGAACAGGTGTGCATGAGACGGGCAAGGTCTTTAACTTCCCGATTGAACTTGAAAAAGAGATCGTGGTTATGGTGATCCCAAGCGCTCTCGTTCAAGAAATTTCAGATAAAATTATTACTGAAACAGACTTATGCAAACCAGGGCGCGGGATTTTGTTCACTGTGCCCGTGAATTCCAAACGTGGACTCGTTCCACCCAAGCCAGCAGACGAAGTGTCAAGTGAGCTTTAG